A window of the Linepithema humile isolate Giens D197 chromosome 4, Lhum_UNIL_v1.0, whole genome shotgun sequence genome harbors these coding sequences:
- the fbl gene encoding pantothenate kinase 3 isoform X2, with the protein MSPQSHKNSLTPKGMESNGYSAGKVMAIEERNHSSPSMPWFGMDIGGTLCKLVYFEPKDITRDEADAEVETLKNIRRYLTKNSAYGKTGHRDTHLQMDNVHIRGRRGTLHFIRFPTSEMGNFLALAKSKGMANLVTTVCATGGGAFKFEDNFKKEVNMNLAKFDELDSLIRGMLYIETTNPHECYYWTNPTDESKCQKVPFDFSEPYPFLLVNIGSGVSILAVYGPENYKRISGTSLGGGTFLGLCCLLTGCNTFEEAIELATGGDNTRVDKLVKDIYGGDYGPFGLPGDLVASSFGQMNSKERRNAVTKEDLARATLVTITNNIGSIARMCAVNEKIERVVFVGNFLRVNPISMKLLAYAMDYWSKGTLKALFLEHEGYFGAVGCLLQFNGESS; encoded by the exons ATGAGTCCACAAAGTCACAAAAATAGTTTAACTCCAAAAGGCATGGAGTCTAATGGATACTCTGCTGGCAAAGTCATGGCTATAGAAGAAAGAAATCATTCATCTCCTT CAATGCCTTGGTTTGGAATGGATATAGGTGGTACGCTATGCAAATTAGTGTACTTTGAGCCAAAGGATATAACCAGAGACGAAGCAGATGCAGAAGTTGAgacgttaaaaaatattcgtagATATCTAACTAAAAACTCAGCATATGGAAAAACTGGTCATCGTGATACTCATTTGCAA ATGGATAATGTTCATATTAGAGGCAGACGAGGAAcgttacattttattagatttccCACGAGTGAAATGGGAAATTTCTTAGCACTGGCAAAATCAAAAGGCATGGCGAATCTTGTGACTACCGTTTGTGCTACAGGTGGCGGTGCCTTTAAGTTCGaagacaattttaaaaag GAAGTAAACATGAACTTGGCTAAATTCGATGAATTAGATAGTTTAATACGCGGGATGCTTTACATAGAGACTACGAATCCACACGAATGCTATTATTGGACGAATCCCACCGATGAGAGCAAATGTCAGAAAGTACCCTTTGACTTTTCCGAACCATATCCTTTCTTG CTCGTTAATATAGGCTCTGGAGTAAGCATACTAGCTGTATACGGACCGGAGAATTACAAAAGGATATCTGGAACGAG tTTAGGTGGTGGTACATTCTTGGGATTATGTTGTTTACTCACCGGATGCAATACCTTCGAAGAGGCGATAGAATTAGCAACTGGTGGTGATAACACAAGAGTAGATAAGTTAGTCAAAGATATATATGGCGGTGATTACGGTCCTTTTGGTCTTCCTGGAGATCTAGTCGCGAGCAG TTTTGGTCAAATGAATTCTAAGGAACGCAGAAACGCTGTTACTAAGGAAGACCTAGCACGTGCAACGCTTGTTACTATCACGAATAATATCGGTTCCATTGCCCGCATGTGCGctgttaatgaaaaaatagaaagg GTTGTATTTGTTGGGAACTTTTTAAGGGTGAATCCCATATCGATGAAATTATTGGCCTATGCTATGGATTATTGGTCAAAAGGAACTTTGAAGGCTTTGTTTTTGGAACATGAA ggTTACTTCGGAGCAGTGGGATgtctattacaatttaatgGCGAATCGAGCTAA
- the fbl gene encoding pantothenate kinase 3 isoform X1, with protein sequence MSPQSHKNSLTPKGMESNGYSAGKVMAIEERNHSSPCESVDSMPWFGMDIGGTLCKLVYFEPKDITRDEADAEVETLKNIRRYLTKNSAYGKTGHRDTHLQMDNVHIRGRRGTLHFIRFPTSEMGNFLALAKSKGMANLVTTVCATGGGAFKFEDNFKKEVNMNLAKFDELDSLIRGMLYIETTNPHECYYWTNPTDESKCQKVPFDFSEPYPFLLVNIGSGVSILAVYGPENYKRISGTSLGGGTFLGLCCLLTGCNTFEEAIELATGGDNTRVDKLVKDIYGGDYGPFGLPGDLVASSFGQMNSKERRNAVTKEDLARATLVTITNNIGSIARMCAVNEKIERVVFVGNFLRVNPISMKLLAYAMDYWSKGTLKALFLEHEGYFGAVGCLLQFNGESS encoded by the exons ATGAGTCCACAAAGTCACAAAAATAGTTTAACTCCAAAAGGCATGGAGTCTAATGGATACTCTGCTGGCAAAGTCATGGCTATAGAAGAAAGAAATCATTCATCTCCTTGTGAGTCAGTGGATT CAATGCCTTGGTTTGGAATGGATATAGGTGGTACGCTATGCAAATTAGTGTACTTTGAGCCAAAGGATATAACCAGAGACGAAGCAGATGCAGAAGTTGAgacgttaaaaaatattcgtagATATCTAACTAAAAACTCAGCATATGGAAAAACTGGTCATCGTGATACTCATTTGCAA ATGGATAATGTTCATATTAGAGGCAGACGAGGAAcgttacattttattagatttccCACGAGTGAAATGGGAAATTTCTTAGCACTGGCAAAATCAAAAGGCATGGCGAATCTTGTGACTACCGTTTGTGCTACAGGTGGCGGTGCCTTTAAGTTCGaagacaattttaaaaag GAAGTAAACATGAACTTGGCTAAATTCGATGAATTAGATAGTTTAATACGCGGGATGCTTTACATAGAGACTACGAATCCACACGAATGCTATTATTGGACGAATCCCACCGATGAGAGCAAATGTCAGAAAGTACCCTTTGACTTTTCCGAACCATATCCTTTCTTG CTCGTTAATATAGGCTCTGGAGTAAGCATACTAGCTGTATACGGACCGGAGAATTACAAAAGGATATCTGGAACGAG tTTAGGTGGTGGTACATTCTTGGGATTATGTTGTTTACTCACCGGATGCAATACCTTCGAAGAGGCGATAGAATTAGCAACTGGTGGTGATAACACAAGAGTAGATAAGTTAGTCAAAGATATATATGGCGGTGATTACGGTCCTTTTGGTCTTCCTGGAGATCTAGTCGCGAGCAG TTTTGGTCAAATGAATTCTAAGGAACGCAGAAACGCTGTTACTAAGGAAGACCTAGCACGTGCAACGCTTGTTACTATCACGAATAATATCGGTTCCATTGCCCGCATGTGCGctgttaatgaaaaaatagaaagg GTTGTATTTGTTGGGAACTTTTTAAGGGTGAATCCCATATCGATGAAATTATTGGCCTATGCTATGGATTATTGGTCAAAAGGAACTTTGAAGGCTTTGTTTTTGGAACATGAA ggTTACTTCGGAGCAGTGGGATgtctattacaatttaatgGCGAATCGAGCTAA
- the Lamtor5 gene encoding ragulator complex protein LAMTOR5, which produces MEQNLEQILDDVHNVDNVEGCILADNNGLCLGAKGYASSDSAGLITAVMDLVVKLEPKSEIPIVSLQNDNRQCIIHRKEAVVAAIYKNKSI; this is translated from the exons ATGGAACAAAATTTGGAGCAAATTTTGGACGATGT GCACAATGTGGATAATGTTGAAGGCTGTATATTAGCTGACAATAATGGTCTCTGCTTAGGag CTAAAGGTTACGCATCAAGTGATAGTGCAGGGCTGATAACAGCTGTGATGGATTTAGTTGTGAAATTGGAGCCTAAATCCGAGATACCGATCGTGTCGCTTCAAAATGATAACAG GCAATGTATTATACATCGTAAAGAGGCTGTAGTTGCagctatatataaaaataaatcaatttga
- the LOC105672542 gene encoding man(5)GlcNAc(2)-PP-dolichol translocation protein RFT1 encodes MPPNILKSSLENASFNIIFQIFCRCVTFVLNAFVVRHVGQAVLGVINVRLLLLESMILFLSREPFMKACLTNTADHNWAQVVNLLWLTVPICVMMSFLFGYVWLFLLPITEALPPYYTFAVLAVGLSCIIELSSLIVQLVASAFLFVRLKIVLDTIMIAIRTMTFVPLILYHPDNALLAFGIAQLVAAIFYTTSHYAYFHYHIAKLNKCTQKRRMSLKDSSDEYVVKEFPFRTVNDFLPGQLENNDSYLDKKLTILTWSFFRQGILKQILTEGERVIMTVMPVLTFTEQGIYEVVNNLGSLAARFIFRPIEESGYFYFTQIVKRDKAISDQNPMKVQESVNVLTHLCSIVTSIGLIVLVFGQSYSSMLLWLYGGSKLILPLPVLLLRAHCLAVLLLGINGVTECYTNATADSATINKSNLIMVYQSIAFLGASYIFATWFGPVGFIFGNCVNMSLRIIHSSIFINKRHQDTIYRPLRGLVPKPMFSASLLVAALITNLSHAYFFTNKKVLHLLIGIVMFTIVLLSWMYENYELIKLATNKWYEKKSKQRKND; translated from the exons ATGCCaccaaatattttgaaaagcaGCTTAGAAAATGCTTCCTTCAACATCATATTTCAG ATATTCTGCCGCTGTGTCACATTTGTTTTGAACGCATTTGTTGTTCGACATGTAGGTCAAGCGGTTTTAGGTGTCATTAATGTGAGATTATTGTTGCTGGAATCTATGATACTTTTCTTATCACGAGAACCATTTATGAAGGCATGTTTGACTAATACTGCTGACCATAATTGGGCGCAAGTTGTGAATCTACTCTGGCTAAC AGTGCCTATATGCGTTATGATGTCTTTCCTGTTTGGATACGTTTGGTTGTTCTTGCTTCCTATTACAGAGGCGTTACCACCCTACTACACATTTGCAGTTTTGGCAGTTGGACTTTCGTGTATCATAGAACTGTCTTCCTTAATTGTACAATTAGTCGCGAGCGCATTTCTATTCGTTAGACTTAAA ATAGTTTTGGACACAATCATGATTGCTATTCGCACTATGACGTTTGTCCCGTTAATATTGTATCATCCAGACAATGCATTACTTGCATTCGGTATCGCTCAACTCGTCGCAGCAATATTTTACACGACTAGTCACTACGCATACTTCCACTATCACATTGCGAAGTTGAATAAATGCACACAGAAACGAAGAATGTCTTTGAAGGACAGCAGCGACGAGTATGTAGTGAAAGAGTTCCCTTTTCGTACTGTAAACGACTTTTTACCTGGCCAGCTGGAAAATAAC gATTCATATCTTGATAAAAAGTTAACTATTCTTACATGGAGTTTCTTTAGACAAGGaatattaaagcaaattttaacGGAGGGTGAGAGAGTGATTATGACTGTAATGCCAGTATTGACGTTCACAGAACAG GGTATCTATGAGGTTGTGAATAATTTAGGTTCACTAGCCGCTAGATTTATTTTCCGTCCAATCGAGGAAAgcggatatttttatttcacgcaAATAGTGAAAAGGGACAAAGCGATATCTGATCAGAATCCA ATGAAAGTACAAGAGAGTGTAAACGTGTTAACACATTTGTGTTCAATCGTTACATCTATTGGTCTAATTGTTCTAGTATTCGGTCAATCTTACTCAAGCATGTTGCTCTGGCTGTACGGTGGTTCGAAGTTGATCTTACCTTTACCCGTCCTTCTGTTAAGAGCACACTGTCTTGCCGTATTATTATTAGGAATTAATGGTGTGACAGAATGCTACACTAACGCAACGGCCGACAGtgcaacaataaataaaagcaactTAATCATGGTTTATCAATCAATCGCATTCTTGGGCGCCTCGTACATATTTGCCACTTGGTTTGGACCTGTCGGCTTTATTTTTGGCAACTGCGTGAATATGAGTCTGAGAATCATACATTcgtcaatatttatcaacaaaaGGCATCAGGATACGATCTATCGTCCCTTACGTGGATTAGTACCAAAGCCCATGTTCTCCGCGTCTTTACTCGTTGCAGCGCTCATCACTAATTTGTCACAT GCTTACTtcttcacaaataaaaaagtattgcaCTTACTGATTGGCATAGTGATGTTTACGATTGTACTTCTATCTTGGATGTatgaaaattacgaattaatcAAGCTTGCTACAAACAAGTGGtatgaaaagaaaagtaaacaaagaaaaaatgattaa
- the LOC105672546 gene encoding galactoside alpha-(1,2)-fucosyltransferase 2-like, translating to MSHAQQHVLASAIVLALLVVFGIHVFLFPMYTSTPPARHTKISVYEQALCRTTLKNNIRIPAPEWRNSPCPKYGIVSAVQGGRLGNQIWEYASVWATARRTGLEPYMPRCILKTLEEHFENLSIPPLSYIGKCTLDVSQIVNSLGQWNSTEQNIIIPRHAAYWSLILVWLDDVRREFTFKPSLRVYAEKVLRRVAEKFNLSSPTYVSVHVRRTDYVDYLWQKLKTRPAPVSYYLSAMDYFADKYSNVVFVVTSDNIAWCKYNLRSKRHRISFVSDNDGKGPGKDLAVLSACNHSIIDYGTYGSFGAILAAGETVVYNVTTYFSTLIADVLPNWRIMS from the exons ATGAGTCACGCTCAACAGCATGTGCTTGCGAGCGCGATAGTACTCGCGCTGTTAGTGGTATTCGGCATCCACGTCTTCCTGTTTCCCATGTACACGTCGACCCCGCCGGCGCGCCACACGAAGATCTCCGTGTACGAGCAGGCACTCTGTCGCACGACCCTGAAGAACAACATCCGAATACCGGCGCCGGAGTGGCGCAACAGCCCTTGTCCCAAATACGGAATAGTTTCGGCAGTACAAGGTGGCAGACTGGGCAATCAGATCTGGGAGTATGCGTCCGTATGGGCAACAGCGCGGAGAACCGGCCTGGAGCCGTACATGCCGCGCTGCATCCTCAAAACTCTGGAGGAACATTTCGAGAACCTAAGCATCCCGCCGCTTAGCTACATCGGCAAGTGCACGCTGGACGTCAGCCAGATAGTTAATTCGCTTGGCCAATGGAACAGCACGGAACAGAATATCATTATACCAag acacGCGGCTTACTGGTCTTTGATTTTGGTCTGGCTGGATGACGTACGACGGGAATTCACGTTTAAGCCGAGTCTAAGGGTCTATGCGGAAAAAGTATTGAGACGCGTGGCAGAGAAATTTAATCTGTCCTCGCCGACCTACGTCAGCGTACACGTGCGCAGAACCGATTACGTGGATTATCTCTGGCAGAAATTAAAAACACGACCCGCACCGGTAAGTTACTACCTGTCGGCGATGGATTACTTCGCTGACAAATATAGTAACGTAGTCTTTGTAGTAACAAGCGATAATATCGCCTGGTGCAAGTATAACTTGCGCAGTAAGCGTCACAGAATTAGTTTCGTGTCGGACAATGACGGCAAAGGCCCCGGAAAAGATCTGGCGGTCTTGTCCGCGTGCAATCACAGCATAATAGATTACGGCACTTACGGCTCGTTCGGAGCCATTTTGGCTGCCGGCGAAACCGTAGTTTACAATGTAACAACATACTTTTCTACGTTGATCGCAGACGTTCTACCAAACTGGAGAATAATGAGTTGA
- the Gas8 gene encoding dynein regulatory complex subunit 4, whose protein sequence is MGPKKAKGKAVDSVEGVDTTKMNREQLEIYAHKILEEMEREREERNFFQIERDKLRTFWEITRHQLDEARATVRNKEREKEELAEKHEAELKLYKQKVKHLMYEHQTNLSETKAEHLVALKLAQDDHVAQENELIQDKTELKKMQKEQELAYMNEIRALKLHNSEEMSNMMKKFESEAVELEQKYEQKLTSQYESLILKHRMEMTEVEERKNAQIANLIKNHENAFTEMKNYYNDITLNNLSLIKSMKEQMEVMRNNEERMKKQVRELTAENKKYLADLKASQETAQELSRQLSNYEKDKQCLTNTKRRLSAVAKDLENLKWENEVLELRFEKCQSERDELHSKFVSAIFELQQKTGLKNVLLEKKLEKLSDLLEQREAQISEVLAAAQLDPTAVVNVNKKLEDMLNRKNTAIQDLQYELAKVCKAHDDLLVTYESKLQEYGIPKAELGFQPLRMRITGTKLGLGSAGLVTANQ, encoded by the exons atg GGTCCTAAGAAGGCAAAAGGGAAAGCGGTGGACAGTGTCGAGGGGGTTGATACAACAAAAATGAATAGGGAACAGTTGGAGATATATGCCCATAAGATATTAGAAGAAATGGAACGCGAGCGAGaggagagaaatttttttcaaatagaaaGGGATAAATTACGTACTTTTTGGGAAATTACGAGACATCAGTTGGATGAAGCGCGTGCTACAGTCAG AAATAAGGAACGTGAGAAAGAGGAATTGGCGGAAAAACACGAGGCTGAACTCAAATTATACAAACAGAAAGTAAAACACTTAATGTATGAGCATCAGACTAATTTGTCTGAAACCAAGGCGGAACATCTGGTTGCTCTCAAATTGGCACAAGACGATCATGTTGCGCAAGAGAATGAGCTTATTCAAGACAAAACAGagctgaaaaaaatgcagaaagaACAGGAATTAGCGTACATGAACGAAATTCGTGCGTTGAAGTTG cACAATTCAGAGGAAATGAGCAATAtgatgaaaaaatttgaatctGAAGCGGTGGAATTGGAGCAGAAGTACGAACAAAAATTGACCAGTCAATACGAGTCCTTAATATTGAAGCATCGCATGGAGATGACAGAAGTGGAGGAAAGAAAGAATGCACAAATTGCGAATCTGATAAAAAATCATGAGAATGCATTCAcggaaatgaaaaattattacaacgATATCACTCTCAATAACTTATCACTGATTAAGAGCATGAAG gAACAAATGGAAGTGAtgagaaataatgaagaaCGTATGAAGAAACAAGTGCGAGAACTGACAGcggagaataaaaaatatttggctGACTTGAAAGCTTCGCAGGAAACAGCGCAGGAACTTAGTCGCCAGCTTTCGAATTAcgaaaaagataaacaatgTCTAACT AATACAAAACGCAGATTGTCTGCAGTAGCGAAAGatctagaaaatttaaaatgggaAAATGAAGTACTCGAGCTGCGTtttgaaaaa TGTCAGTCTGAGAGAGACGAATTACACTCCAAATTTGTTTCGGCTATTTTCGAGCTGCAACAAAAGACAGGTTTAAAGAATGTACTCTTggagaaaaaattagaaaaattgtcgGACTTACTGGAGCAACGTGAAGCGCAAATTAGTGAAGTCTTAGCCGCTGCTCAATTGGATCCTACGGCGGTCGTCAATGTGAACAAGAAATTAGAG GATATGCtcaatagaaaaaatacagcGATACAAGATCTGCAATACGAATTGGCGAAAGTTTGCAAAGCGCATGATGACTTATTGGTGACTTATGAAAGCAAACTTCAAGAATACGGAATTCCCAAGGCTGAACTTGGATTTCAACCTCTGAGAATGAGGATAACTGGCACAAAATTAGGCTTAGGTTCAGCTGGTCTCGTAACTGCAAATCAATAA